Proteins found in one Streptococcus anginosus subsp. whileyi MAS624 genomic segment:
- a CDS encoding Cof-type HAD-IIB family hydrolase, with amino-acid sequence MTIKMVVTDMDGTLLDEKGEFDRGRLKNILDELDKREMRFVVATGNEIHRMRLLFGDLLERVTLIAANGARIFDKNEILLGTCWSPDLVEQVLSYFEGRERDVHLVVTAENGAFVKTGTTFPMIEKVMTAEMAQEFYQKINFVETLHSDDFPQVLKMSMVVNEQVAVQATQQLNQDFADTLNAVTSGYGAIDILQKGIHKAWGLEQLMQKWEIQEQEIMAFGDSENDIEMLQLAGISYAMENADPKTKAVANHLAPANTEAGVLTVLESYLSKGES; translated from the coding sequence ATGACAATTAAGATGGTTGTGACCGATATGGACGGAACGCTCTTAGATGAAAAAGGGGAATTCGATCGAGGTCGGTTGAAAAATATATTGGATGAGCTGGACAAGCGGGAGATGCGGTTTGTGGTGGCAACGGGCAATGAAATTCACCGAATGCGCTTGTTATTTGGTGATTTGCTGGAGCGCGTGACCTTGATTGCCGCAAACGGTGCGCGGATTTTTGATAAAAACGAGATATTGTTAGGCACATGTTGGTCTCCGGACTTGGTGGAACAGGTTTTGTCTTATTTTGAAGGGAGAGAACGCGATGTACACTTAGTTGTTACAGCTGAAAATGGTGCCTTTGTCAAAACGGGGACAACTTTTCCTATGATTGAAAAAGTCATGACAGCAGAAATGGCGCAAGAATTTTATCAAAAGATAAACTTTGTCGAAACATTGCATTCAGACGATTTTCCACAAGTTCTGAAAATGAGTATGGTGGTAAACGAGCAAGTAGCAGTTCAGGCTACTCAACAGCTCAATCAGGATTTCGCAGACACATTAAATGCAGTCACAAGCGGCTATGGAGCGATTGACATTTTGCAAAAAGGAATCCATAAAGCTTGGGGGTTAGAGCAATTGATGCAAAAATGGGAAATTCAAGAGCAGGAAATCATGGCCTTTGGAGATAGTGAAAATGACATTGAAATGCTACAATTAGCAGGCATTTCCTATGCTATGGAGAATGCAGATCCTAAAACCAAGGCAGTTGCCAATCACCTTGCACCAGCAAATACAGAGGCGGGTGTCCTGACAGTATTAGAGAGCTATTTGAGCAAAGGAGAGAGTTAA
- a CDS encoding SGNH/GDSL hydrolase family protein, with the protein MAVQLLDEWLLNEQEQVRQKYQDLNRISVKDPDVLFLGDSIVEYFPLHELLKTSKTLINRGIRGYRSDLLLEHLGSLLFGQAVDKVFLLIGTNDIGKEIPQQETVKNVESIIQTIARNYPLAEVCLLSVLPVNETATYKKRVHRRSNQKIQALNHAYQELASAYMSVTFVNVYDNLLNEAGQLKEAFTTDGLHLTVAGYQVLAGYLQNKNLI; encoded by the coding sequence ATGGCTGTCCAATTATTAGATGAATGGCTTTTGAATGAGCAAGAGCAGGTCAGACAAAAGTACCAAGATTTGAATCGTATATCCGTCAAAGATCCCGATGTACTTTTTCTGGGAGATTCTATCGTAGAGTATTTTCCATTACATGAGTTGTTAAAAACGTCAAAAACGCTAATAAACCGTGGAATTCGAGGTTATCGATCCGATTTGTTGCTAGAGCATTTAGGATCTCTTTTATTTGGGCAGGCAGTTGATAAGGTCTTTCTCCTTATCGGTACCAATGATATTGGCAAGGAAATCCCCCAGCAAGAAACAGTAAAAAATGTGGAAAGTATCATCCAAACGATTGCTAGGAATTATCCTCTTGCAGAAGTTTGTCTTTTATCTGTCCTACCAGTCAATGAAACCGCTACTTATAAAAAGCGCGTTCATCGAAGAAGCAATCAAAAAATTCAAGCCCTCAATCATGCTTATCAAGAGTTAGCTTCTGCTTATATGAGTGTGACCTTTGTGAATGTCTATGACAATCTGCTGAATGAAGCAGGACAATTAAAAGAAGCATTCACCACTGATGGACTGCATTTGACCGTTGCGGGATACCAAGTGTTGGCAGGCTACTTACAAAATAAAAACTTAATATAA